The region aattactGGATGAACGGCTTAAAGTTTACGCTACTAATTTTAATTATGAGTGACATAGATTTCAAATAATGACAGCCTTCACCATCAATTACGCAAGGTATGTGTTAAAGCAGTGCATAGTAGCATAGCGTCTGAAATTCAAACTGAACCACAGTTATGCAACATTTAGTTGGCCAGGTAACTACTGTAACATAACAGTAGTTCATAACACCAGTGTATTTCAGGGAAGAGTGCTGTGATACCTGTGAAACCTTTACTCCTAATTTTTCTCCAAATGTCATTTCAGTGAAATTGTACTGGGGTATGAGCCTTACTCATCATTACCCCCATCATTTGCTTGTAAGCTACATTTTCCACGAGTTTGTTTACCCCGTCTTTGTTCCTCATTCCAGCCCTGCTGGCTACTGTCAATCAGACGAGGAAGCTGACACGCCCTTTCAGTGGCCAAGATTAAAACAAGTATTTCTGATATTTCccaaaagattaaaagaaaaattgttaacaatgaatttaaaaagcattttaatgttatCCTTATTGCAAAAACAGATGACTAAATGTGGTTTCAAAGAGTGCAGTCTGGTTTAATAAGATACCATTAGATTAAAAATGGTATCTTTGATCACACAGATAATCTCACCTTTAATTTCACCACCACACCCACATCTAATCTGCACAAACCGCTGGATTTTGCATGAGACGCACTTGGCCATCAGTTAGCGTGACACCCATATACCAGGAAGTCAAAAGGCAAACTTGCTAGAAGAAGTTCAGGGGCAGGCTAACTGACCCCTGGACGTTCGACTGGAACCATTTGAAAACCCCAAATTAAATATTGTATATCAAAACatattactattttttttatctttccacAGAGTATCCTCAGAGGCTAACCATCGCTCTGTTTGGAAAGAGAGTTCAGTTAAAGAACGCCATTGGAAATATGATCCTCAGTAGTAAAAATGCTTTTGTCACAATATCAAATAGCCATGTTGTGGCAGAGAGCAACTTGTTCAAAATAATCAACACTGCTGATTTCCTTGATGAAGACTGTCTGTACCCAGACCAGCAGATAATTGACTTCATGGCAGTTTCTCATCCTGGCCCCAATCTGTTCATACTGGCAGTAGATTCAGAAAACACTCAGGAGGAAAAAGTCGTCGCTCAGATCAGTAGGCTTCAGGACGCCTTCGGAGAAAAGATCACAGCGCACTTGGTCGTCATGTTACCAGACCTTGAAAGCTTCCACTCGCTCGGTCACCTGAGGGAACTGTTCAACATCCTGCTGGCAATCGCCAACGAAAATCTGGCCAAGGAATGCAGGAAGTGGTGTCAGAACCATCAGCCATTCTTGTATGACTACAAACACTACAGCCAAGATGTTGTGATGCGAAGAAAGACAGTCTTGGAGAAGCTAAGGTATCATTTAATTACTACATAAAAGCCGTGACCATGAATATGTGCAGACATCAGAGGTCCCACCTTACTACAGAGCTagcttgtgtttctctgtgtttctcatttTGAGAGAAAACATTCATAATTTATAGCCCACTAAAGTAGGAAAAATGAAATTAGCCTAAAATACAGCAGTTAGCCCCAGAAAGGCCAATTTCAGAAACCAGTCATGCGAAACATGGATGAGCATAAACTAACCTTAAACCAGGAAGGGACTTCTCTCTGTCGCTTTCATAAAGGGATATCGAAACACTAATTATGATAACTGTTTCAGGTCGAACCCTCAGTGTCACAATGGCAGACCTGGTAAGTCTGTGGTTTTAATTACTCTGAGTTATATAAAGAAAATACCAAATAACGTTTACCTGGCTAGATTTTGGTCCAGCTGTTGGTTCGTTGGACTCTGCCACAGCTGCCAAAGTTTCTTTTCATGGACAAGATTTCATGGAATGAAGGAATGCATCTTAATAAATGGCAGTTTGTATGTTGCATCTTCACAGGTGATGTCCCCACCAGTCCACACCCCTCACAACgtgtgtttcctgcaggtgCATAACAACATATACATCAGAATTTAataagatttttctttttttaaaagtctgtaTTTGTGCCTTTTTGCTAATAACACCAATATCCAAGCATGTAAGACTGATTTCATGTATGGGGTCTTTTCATGGTAATTGTCAGTCGAAAATACAGACAAATCATCTGTAACTGTATCCTCCAGGTAACACTGCCTATGGAGTGTCGGAGAACATATTCAACATCGTTTTACTGGGACTGACTGGGACCGGAAAGAGTGCATCTGCAAACACCATCCTGGCTGCTGGAAACTCCCAGCTGGATCCAAGTCAGCTTTTTAAATCTGAGCCAAGCTCCATGCCGGTCACCACGCAGTGTGAGGTCAGAATCATGGAGAAGCCGTTCGGGATGCACGTGAGAGTGGTCGACACTCCAGACTTCTTTCATGACCAACTCCAAAATCCCCAGGCACAGATAGAGGAGTGTAAGAGGTACTGTAAGCAAGGGCAATGTGTGGCGCTGCTCGTGTTACAGCTGGGCCGGTTCACAGATGTTGAGAGAGGAATTTTAGAAAACCTGGAGAACAAGTTAGGCTGGATGATCAGGGAGAGCACGATCGTGGTGCTGACCCACGGAGATGACCTGAAAGGAAACGTGGAGGAGTTTGTCAATGCACATGCTGCCCTGAGGAACATTATCGAAATGTGCGGTTTTCGCTATCATGTACTTAACAACAACTCCAAAGACATTAAGCAGGTCATGGAGCTCATCAAGAAAAttccaaattacaaaaaagttTTCCCAAAGTTCACAAAAAAGATGTCAGGTTCTGAATGCTTGGTCTGTTAGACGGCCAGCTTGTGCTCATTGTTGCAGTCAGTTAACCATGAACAaatctgttcttgttttttcatGCTGAAGGATTTAATTGATTCCAGTGTCCGAGCAATAACACAGATGTAGTTTATAAATTTATCAACCCGTTAGATCTTTAGGATCATGTTACCATGATTTTTGTTGTCGAACATTCAGAATATTCCATAAGTGTTTTGTGAATGTTTTCCTGATTAAATCCAGCAGAGAGCACAACAgaaaaaggtttattttttttttttcaaatgatcaaaaaatgatttggttttgtttatcgtttgtatgtttgtatattaGAATTTAGTCTTGGATTCTTTTCTGAGTGAGTCACTTtgatttaatgtatttttattcagattttgGACTGATATATAGATTTTTGCCTGtttagcattagcattcatgAACAGTACACACTGAAGAGCATGAATTCTGtttatgttattattgttattgtttgtttgttgttggtttggTTAGGGTTTttcattttgggtttttttttttccatggcaCCTGCCAGGCTCTGTCAAGCAGTGTGTTGCATTTGCAGACAAAGTGCTACTGAACACAGATGgtctgaagaagaagacaaagaaaaagatgataCTTCAACACATTTCTACCACATTCTTAATCAGAGTCACCATTTAGTTTTTGAgtgagctgaatgtgtgtgtgtgtgtgtgtgtgtgtgtgtgtgtgtgtgtgttttgcctctGACATGTGTTGCACAATCAGGAGCACACAGGAGCTGTTCAGCAGGGAATTTCCCATTGTTTAGCTGTCAGTGTGACAAAGCTCACAATAAAATGTCTCTGACTTTCTTCATGCTCCCACCATGACCTGCTTCACCATCTGGCCTCATATCATCCACTGTAACAGTAGAAGTATTTCATAGCAGTGTCCTGCTACACTGCTCCTGATGCCTCTGTGACCTCAGTGGTATGAACTCTTTTTAAGAATCTTATTCTTAAGCTTATTTCTTACTCAGCTTATTCTTCCTCAAAGTGAGTTGAGGCGATCAACATCCATCTCATGCCTGTCTGTTAaatacagagctggagtcaagctgtgattagcttagcttatcttagcataaagactggaagcatgGAGAAACAGTTATGCTGGCTAAGTCCAAAGCTCAGAACTACAcctaccaacacctctaaaCCTCGCTGATCAACATGCTGCAACAACAATGTGGTGCAGTGACTCCCGGAAGTGTAGCTGTCACAGTGAGAATGATTTGTGAGCCACCTCAGCTTTtcttgacagtgtgtgtgcatttatttctATGAGTCGGGACGTGACAGTGAGCATCCAGTGCTTATGTGCTGTCTGCAGTTAAGGGGACAAAGGTAGCAGATGTCTTTACCTGAGTCTTTccattttgtcagtgttttatatTGTCCTCTACATTTAAGAGGCAAATAATGTACTTTTtcttcactacatttatctggCAGCTGGAGTTACTGGTTAATTTTTTGATTAACATTTTACACTCTGAGATCAGTATGGCTCCTTTGGATCAAAAtctccaaaatgaaaaatagcCTCGTTTCAGCTCCATAATAAAATTTGATTCATATGAGagttttagagatttttttttgtttatctgaaAGGATGAAAATCCATGAATTACCATTAAAGTTTAGTCTCAAGTGCAATTTACTGCTTGTTCTTGCATAGGCTACTTAAGTGAGAATCTGAAACATGGACAGCAATAACACAGTAATTCACCACCAGGGGACGACAGAGGAAGCCACTGCATGGCACGTCATCATTCAGTCCCGGACACAAAGATTGTGCACACGAGGAAGAAGGATTACTCTGGAGTATAACACCTGATCTcctcgtttttttcttttttcctgaaaacatcTTTATTAGAGGAATACTTCGACATATTGGAAAATGCACATATTCACTTATATAGCATAGGTCCTCATAAAATCGCCATATATCTCACTTTGTGTATGGATTGTACAAACTGTTGAGCATATCAGTTGCTGAGCTTTACAGGTGCTGGAGTCAGAGGAGCTGCTTTGCTCTGTctccagtcttaatgctaagctaggctaactgaCTCCCAGCAAAGTGCAGGGGAAGTCTCACATATaacaaaaatgatcaaatacaacaagaagagaaaaaaaagccactgaAAGAtaatgtaaaagaaagaaagaaagaaaaacatgaaataaatagattaataaaaataaaacaaaaaagtgctTCACTCGACCATTTCTACAGCTTCTACTGCTTTCAAGGAATCCTTGTAACAATTCAGAAacgtcctcttcctcatctctaTAGACGATCTCTGATGCTGTTCCGGCGCTTCCTGATGCTGCAGGCAGCGTGCGACAGGACAGCCTGGGCTCCCGAGCTGGCAGCGGCAGCCAGGGGGACAGAGATGGCTGCGTCCACGGAGCGGAGCCGAGGCGGCGGCGGCGGTGACGGTGGCGGAGGGTTTGCTGGGTGTCCGCGGACGGTGAAGCCTTGGCGGCGGTTGGCGGTGCTCCTGTTCTGTTTGTCCAGCCTGCCGGCGGTCACGGCGCTGGTGGAGGGCCTGTACTGCGGCACGGAGGTCTGCTACGATGTGCTCGGCGTCACCCGGGAGGCCTCCAAGGCGGAGATCGCCCGGGCTTACCGGCAGCTGGCCCGCCGGTACCACCCGGACCGGTTCAGGGCGGGAGAGCCCGGCTTGGAGGGAGAGACCCAGGAGTCCGCGCATAAGAAGTTCCTGCTCGTCGCGACCGCGTACGAGACGTTAAAGGTCGGTCCAAGTCTCTGTCAGAGCCTCTGCAAAGTTTTCCCTCTGCAgcctcatgtctgtctgtttaagGTGTTTGTGTTGATAATGCAGACTGATCCTTCTACTCCCGTAGTACCACCGTAGATATTCAGTGTGTGCTCACATCCCATAATATTCCAGTAATTTATAAATGTGCAGGGACTGATGTTGCCTTATGGTACCATCATATTTATCCCCATTACTCAGAACCCAATTATAACCCACTGCAGGTTTTATCTTACGGTCTGTGTCCTGTGGTGTAGCTTTAACATTCTGATAATATTCATGCAGTGACTGACCATCTAATTCCTGTAACACTCTGTTAAATGTGTTCTCTCATAGTTGATAACATTATCTACTGTACTGCCCCTCACAGTCACTGCTTACCTGCTCTGGCACAGTCCAGTGTTGTAATCACTT is a window of Toxotes jaculatrix isolate fToxJac2 chromosome 16, fToxJac2.pri, whole genome shotgun sequence DNA encoding:
- the LOC121195729 gene encoding GTPase IMAP family member 8-like isoform X1; this encodes MHSNRPPPPEYPQRLTIALFGKRVQLKNAIGNMILSSKNAFVTISNSHVVAESNLFKIINTADFLDEDCLYPDQQIIDFMAVSHPGPNLFILAVDSENTQEEKVVAQISRLQDAFGEKITAHLVVMLPDLESFHSLGHLRELFNILLAIANENLAKECRKWCQNHQPFLYDYKHYSQDVVMRRKTVLEKLRSNPQCHNGRPGDVPTSPHPSQRVFPAGNTAYGVSENIFNIVLLGLTGTGKSASANTILAAGNSQLDPSQLFKSEPSSMPVTTQCEVRIMEKPFGMHVRVVDTPDFFHDQLQNPQAQIEECKRYCKQGQCVALLVLQLGRFTDVERGILENLENKLGWMIRESTIVVLTHGDDLKGNVEEFVNAHAALRNIIEMCGFRYHVLNNNSKDIKQVMELIKKIPNYKKVFPKFTKKMSGSECLVC
- the LOC121195729 gene encoding GTPase IMAP family member 8-like isoform X2; the protein is MHSNRPPPPEYPQRLTIALFGKRVQLKNAIGNMILSSKNAFVTISNSHVVAESNLFKIINTADFLDEDCLYPDQQIIDFMAVSHPGPNLFILAVDSENTQEEKVVAQISRLQDAFGEKITAHLVVMLPDLESFHSLGHLRELFNILLAIANENLAKECRKWCQNHQPFLYDYKHYSQDVVMRRKTVLEKLRSNPQCHNGRPGDVPTSPHPSQRNTAYGVSENIFNIVLLGLTGTGKSASANTILAAGNSQLDPSQLFKSEPSSMPVTTQCEVRIMEKPFGMHVRVVDTPDFFHDQLQNPQAQIEECKRYCKQGQCVALLVLQLGRFTDVERGILENLENKLGWMIRESTIVVLTHGDDLKGNVEEFVNAHAALRNIIEMCGFRYHVLNNNSKDIKQVMELIKKIPNYKKVFPKFTKKMSGSECLVC